The Deltaproteobacteria bacterium HGW-Deltaproteobacteria-4 genome includes a window with the following:
- the rsfS gene encoding ribosome silencing factor — protein MLSKDRALLCAGYALEKKALNVRVLNVRGLSSLTDYLVIASGQSDRQVQAIAESVRVGLKLHHDLPPMAVEGVKEGRWVLLDYGDVMVHVFHEPVRDYYDLDGLWREAIEVPVPEDNPAVHKG, from the coding sequence TTGCTCTCGAAAGATCGTGCTTTACTCTGTGCCGGTTATGCCCTTGAAAAAAAAGCACTCAATGTGCGGGTCCTCAATGTTCGCGGCCTGTCTTCTCTCACTGATTATCTGGTAATTGCCTCCGGGCAGTCGGATCGCCAGGTGCAGGCGATTGCTGAATCCGTGCGCGTCGGGCTCAAGCTTCACCATGATCTCCCGCCGATGGCGGTGGAAGGGGTCAAGGAAGGGCGCTGGGTCCTCCTCGATTACGGGGATGTCATGGTCCACGTCTTTCATGAACCGGTGCGCGACTATTACGACCTTGACGGCCTTTGGCGTGAAGCGATCGAGGTCCCGGTCCCCGAGGACAATCCGGCGGTGCACAAGGGGTGA